The segment ACCAGCGCGTGTGCGACGCGCTCGGATCGGCGTGGCGACCGTGAGCGGGCTGGTCCTCGTCGGCGCCAGCGGGCTGGCCCGGGAGGCGACCGCGGTCGCCGTCCTGGTCCAGCACGACGGCCCGGTCCAGGTCGTCGACGACGACCCCGCCCGGTGGGGCACCCTGCACGGCCTCGCGCCGGTGCTCGGCGGCGTCGACCTGGTCACCGGGCTGGTCGACCACGAGGTGGTCCTCACCCTCGGCAAGGGCCGGCTCCGCCGGCGGGTCGCGACGCGCCTCGCCATGGTCGGCCTCGACGCCTCGCGCTACGCCAACCTGCTGCACCCGCGGCTGGTGCTGCCGGGCAGCTGCCACATCGGTCGGGGCTCGATCGCCCTGGACGGCGTGGTGCTGACCGCCGACGTCGAGGTCGGTGAGCACGTGGTCCTGATGCCCCACGTGACCCTCACGCACGGGTGCACCGTCGCCGACTTCGCCACCCTCTGCGCAGGGGTCTCCCTCGGCGGTGACGTCGAGATCGGCGAGGCCGCCTACATCGGCATGAACGCCTCCGTGCGCGAGGGCGTGCGCATCGGTGCCGACGCCACCGTCGGGATGGGCTCGGTGGTCCTCGACGACGTCCCCGCAGGAGAGACCTGGGTGGGAGTGCCCGCCCGACCGATCCGGACAGGAGTCCACGCATGAGCACCCCAGCAAATCCCTTCCTTCCCCCGCTTCGCTCCTCCACTCAGCGATTCGCCGGGGACCCCGCATGAGTACCCCGAAGAGCACCACCGTCCCCTTCGTCGACCTCGCCTCGCAGCACGCCGAGATCGCGGCCGAGGTGGAGGCGGGGATCGCCGCGGTCTTCGCGGCCACGTCGTTCGTCGACGGCCCGCCCGTCGCGGACTTCGAGCACCAGTACGCCTCGTTCGTCGACGTCGACCACTGCGTCGGGGTCGCCAACGGCACCGACGCGCTGGAGCTCGCGCTGCGGGCGGCGGGGGTCGGGCCGGAGGGCGAGGTCGTCATCCCGGCCAACACCTTCATCGCCACCGCCGAGGCGGTCTCGCGGATCGGCGCCGTGCCGGTGCTCGTGGACTGCGACGACGAGCGCCTCCTCATCGACCCCGACCTGGTGGAGGGCGCGATCACCGACCGCACCCAGGCCGTCGTGGCCGTCCACCTCTTCGGCCAGCTGGCGCCCATGGAGCGGCTCGCGCAGGTCTGCGGTGACGCGGGCGTGCCCCTCGTCGAGGACGCCGCGCAGTCCCAGGGCGCCCGGCTCGGCGGCCGTGGCGCGGGCGCGCTCGGCACCGTCGCGGCGACCAGCTTCTATCCCGGCAAGAACCTCGGCGCCGCAGGCGACGCCGGCGCCGTCACCACCGACGACGCGACCATCGCCGCCGAGGTGCGCCGCCTGCGCAACCACGGGTCGTCGACCCGCTACGTGCACGACGTCATCGGCATGAACTCCCGGCTCGACACCGTGCAGGCGGTCTACCTGCGGGCCAAGCTCGACCGGCTCGAGAAGTGGAACGAGCTGCGGGTCCGCGCGGCCGTCCGCTACGACCGACTGCTGGCCGACGTGCCCGGCGTACGCCGCCCGCTGCTCGGCGCGGACGGGCAGCACGTGTGGCACCTCTACGTGGTCCGGGTCGCCGAGCGGGACCGGGTCCTGGCGGAGCTGGGCCGGGCCGGGGTGGGTGCGGGCATCCACTACCCCTACCCGGTGCACCTGACCGGCGCCTACGCCCACCTGGGTCTGGGGCGCGGGACCGCGCCCGTCGCGGAGACCGCGGCCGGCGAGATCCTGTCGCTGCCGATGCACCCGCACCTGACCGAGGCCCAGCAGGACCGGGTGGTCGAGGTGCTCGCCGATGCGGTCGCGGGTGGCCGCTCGTGACCACCCTGCTCGTCGCCAACGACGGCGGCCACCTGATGCAGCTGCACACCCTGCGGCCTCGGCTCGGCGTGGGCGACGACGTGGTGTGGGTGACGCCCCGCACGCCGCAGACCGAGTCGCTGCTCGCGGGGCAGCGGGTCCACTGGGCGCTGCCGTGCCCGCCCCGGGACACCCGGGCGCTGGCCCGCAACGCCCTCGCGTGTCGCAAGCTCTTCGCCG is part of the Nocardioides cavernae genome and harbors:
- a CDS encoding DegT/DnrJ/EryC1/StrS family aminotransferase, with translation MSTPKSTTVPFVDLASQHAEIAAEVEAGIAAVFAATSFVDGPPVADFEHQYASFVDVDHCVGVANGTDALELALRAAGVGPEGEVVIPANTFIATAEAVSRIGAVPVLVDCDDERLLIDPDLVEGAITDRTQAVVAVHLFGQLAPMERLAQVCGDAGVPLVEDAAQSQGARLGGRGAGALGTVAATSFYPGKNLGAAGDAGAVTTDDATIAAEVRRLRNHGSSTRYVHDVIGMNSRLDTVQAVYLRAKLDRLEKWNELRVRAAVRYDRLLADVPGVRRPLLGADGQHVWHLYVVRVAERDRVLAELGRAGVGAGIHYPYPVHLTGAYAHLGLGRGTAPVAETAAGEILSLPMHPHLTEAQQDRVVEVLADAVAGGRS
- a CDS encoding NeuD/PglB/VioB family sugar acetyltransferase, which gives rise to MATVSGLVLVGASGLAREATAVAVLVQHDGPVQVVDDDPARWGTLHGLAPVLGGVDLVTGLVDHEVVLTLGKGRLRRRVATRLAMVGLDASRYANLLHPRLVLPGSCHIGRGSIALDGVVLTADVEVGEHVVLMPHVTLTHGCTVADFATLCAGVSLGGDVEIGEAAYIGMNASVREGVRIGADATVGMGSVVLDDVPAGETWVGVPARPIRTGVHA